From Candidatus Nucleicultrix amoebiphila FS5, a single genomic window includes:
- a CDS encoding GDP-L-fucose synthase family protein produces the protein MFTLTHKKVWVAGHRGMVGKALVKSLTHESCEVLTVDRTHLDLTSQIKVDEWMSANKPDVVIIAAAKVGGIHANNTYPAHFLYENMMIASNIIHAAYVQNVQKLLFLGSSCIYPRLAKQPMNENELLTGPLEPTNQWYAIAKISGLKMAEAYRYQYGCDFISAMPTNLYGIGDTYHLENSHVIPALIMKIHEAKQNNAKSVTLWGTGDVFREFLFVDDLADACVHLLKKYSDFSPVNIGTGEDMKISHLANMIADVIGYKGQFIYDDSKPNGTPRKLLDVSKIKQLGWQAKMSLRDGLKIAYEDYKGRSL, from the coding sequence ATGTTTACTTTGACTCATAAAAAAGTCTGGGTTGCAGGTCATCGAGGAATGGTTGGGAAAGCCTTAGTCAAAAGCCTTACCCATGAATCTTGCGAAGTGTTAACTGTTGACAGAACACATCTAGATCTCACTTCACAAATTAAAGTTGATGAATGGATGTCAGCAAACAAACCCGACGTGGTCATTATTGCTGCTGCAAAAGTAGGCGGCATTCATGCAAATAATACGTATCCAGCACATTTTCTTTATGAGAACATGATGATTGCTTCAAATATCATCCATGCTGCCTATGTTCAAAATGTTCAAAAGCTTTTGTTTTTGGGGTCTTCATGCATCTACCCACGTCTTGCCAAACAACCCATGAACGAAAATGAACTCTTAACAGGACCTTTAGAACCTACCAACCAATGGTACGCAATCGCAAAAATCTCTGGTTTAAAAATGGCAGAAGCCTACCGATATCAATACGGTTGTGACTTCATCAGTGCAATGCCTACAAATCTTTATGGCATAGGTGATACTTATCATCTTGAAAATAGCCACGTTATACCGGCTTTAATCATGAAAATTCATGAAGCAAAGCAGAATAACGCTAAATCGGTTACTCTTTGGGGAACAGGCGACGTGTTCCGAGAATTTTTATTTGTAGATGATTTAGCTGATGCTTGTGTTCACTTACTTAAGAAATATTCGGATTTTTCTCCAGTCAACATTGGAACTGGAGAAGACATGAAAATTTCCCATCTTGCTAATATGATTGCTGACGTCATAGGGTATAAAGGACAATTTATTTATGATGATTCGAAACCAAACGGCACCCCACGCAAGTTGTTAGATGTGTCCAAAATAAAACAACTGGGTTGGCAAGCAAAAATGTCGTTAAGAGATGGTTTAAAAATAGCTTACGAGGACTATAAAGGAAGATCTTTATGA
- a CDS encoding mannose-1-phosphate guanylyltransferase/mannose-6-phosphate isomerase, translating to MKVSPIIIAGGSGTRLWPLSRSNYPKQFLTLEGELSLLQSLAKSLQHKLFNAPLLMCNEDHRFIVSEQLRLIDVKPQEIVLEPSLRNTAPAIAVACLLQNAKDNIVLILPSDHVIRPYEKFIETVQDSLVLAESGHIVLFGITPDQPSPDYGYIQAKNTTDLTTGFKIEKFIEKPTKDNAAELLKQKGMFWNSGIFLSKASVLLEELKKFSPNIVTQTQKSVKDSRKDLDFIRLDASSYSNAECISIDYAVMEKSNKTCVVPAAFEWSDLGSWKSLYDFKAKNTEGNVIKGDVITHNVKNSFIEGEGILVSAIGIENLVVVACPDSVLVVDQAHTHQVKEITTQLKNNNRSQADSHSKVYRPWGFYQVTDMGERFQVKRLMIKPGQETSIQIHHHRSEHWVVVNGVAKVLKGEETLLVHENESVYLPMGVKHRVSNPGKIELHLVEVQTGSYLGEDDIVRLDDAYGRHTKSA from the coding sequence ATGAAAGTATCACCAATAATAATCGCTGGCGGTAGTGGTACACGTCTTTGGCCACTTTCCCGTTCTAATTACCCGAAGCAATTTTTGACTCTTGAAGGTGAACTCAGTCTGCTACAAAGTCTCGCAAAATCTCTTCAACATAAACTTTTTAATGCACCACTCTTAATGTGCAATGAAGATCATCGCTTTATTGTTTCTGAGCAACTTCGTTTGATTGATGTAAAACCTCAAGAAATAGTGCTTGAACCAAGTCTTCGCAACACTGCTCCAGCAATCGCTGTCGCTTGTCTTCTACAAAATGCTAAAGACAATATAGTTCTCATTCTGCCTTCCGATCATGTGATTCGCCCCTATGAGAAATTTATCGAAACAGTACAAGATTCTTTAGTGCTTGCTGAATCTGGTCATATTGTTTTGTTTGGTATTACCCCTGATCAACCTTCTCCTGATTATGGCTATATTCAAGCTAAAAATACGACTGATCTCACCACAGGTTTTAAAATTGAAAAATTTATTGAAAAGCCTACAAAAGACAATGCCGCTGAATTATTGAAACAAAAAGGAATGTTCTGGAACAGTGGTATCTTTTTAAGTAAGGCTTCCGTTCTTTTAGAAGAACTTAAAAAGTTTTCACCTAACATAGTCACTCAAACCCAAAAATCCGTAAAAGATAGCAGAAAAGATCTAGATTTTATTCGGTTAGACGCCAGTAGTTATAGCAATGCAGAATGTATTTCTATTGATTACGCAGTTATGGAAAAAAGCAACAAAACTTGCGTTGTGCCTGCTGCTTTTGAATGGTCTGATTTGGGCTCATGGAAATCACTCTATGATTTCAAAGCAAAAAACACCGAAGGGAACGTTATTAAAGGCGACGTAATCACCCATAATGTTAAAAATTCGTTTATAGAAGGTGAAGGTATCCTGGTTTCAGCCATAGGTATTGAAAATCTTGTAGTAGTAGCTTGTCCCGATTCAGTCCTAGTAGTCGATCAAGCACATACTCACCAGGTTAAAGAGATTACAACTCAACTTAAAAATAATAACCGCTCTCAAGCCGATTCACACTCTAAAGTCTATCGTCCTTGGGGTTTTTACCAAGTTACTGATATGGGTGAACGTTTTCAAGTAAAGCGTCTCATGATAAAGCCAGGCCAAGAAACTTCTATCCAAATTCACCACCATCGTTCTGAACATTGGGTTGTCGTCAACGGTGTTGCAAAAGTACTCAAAGGAGAGGAAACGCTTCTTGTTCATGAAAATGAATCTGTTTATCTGCCCATGGGGGTCAAACATAGAGTGTCAAACCCTGGCAAAATTGAATTGCATTTAGTCGAAGTCCAAACAGGCAGTTATTTGGGTGAAGATGATATTGTGCGTCTCGATGACGCTTATGGTCGTCATACTAAAAGCGCCTAG